One window of Papaver somniferum cultivar HN1 chromosome 9, ASM357369v1, whole genome shotgun sequence genomic DNA carries:
- the LOC113309473 gene encoding uncharacterized protein LOC113309473, whose protein sequence is MDQYPVKCKNMCDYASLKAINTLIKEDRFLLVRNVITVKTPFGELLKLDHKTSIQKFLALNAIKAWNGEKLVIGDQEYEIDSELVRKSLSLSIDGTKIIKPNRDENHVPIFIKHAIPQMCKDRNRKKFNKHVVAVFRSIEDAGVIGEFDEIVKLSKLYVALIFSALLFPRSKRIPLEYLYLLDDSHFDDLKSYRFDIEVAKFLRDGIQTAKTAKTRSASVSGCLHIIECLYSQEKLSRTLLFRINVNHGRKTM, encoded by the coding sequence ATGGATCAGTACccagtgaaatgcaaaaacatGTGTGATTATGCTAGTTTAAAGGCTATTAACACATTAATCAAGGAAGATAGGTTCCTCCTTGTTCGAAACGTGATTACTGTGAAGACTCCATTTGGAGAATTGCTAAAGCTGGATCATAAAACAAGTATTCAAAAATTTCTTGCCCTTAATGCTATCAAGGCATGGAATGGTGAAAAGCTTGTTATTGGAGACCAGGAGTATGAAATTGATTCGGAGTTGGTCAGAAAATCATTAAGTTTGTCTATTGATGGAACAAAAATTATAAAGCCTAATAGGGATGAGAATCATGTTCCCATCTTCATCAAACATGCAATACCACAAATGTGTAAGGATAGAAATAGAAAGAAGTTTAATAAACACGTGGTTGCTGTATTTCGGTCAATAGAGGATGCGGGGGTGATTGGCGAATTTGATGAGATCGTTAAGCTGAGTAAACTTTATGTTGCTCTGATATTCTCAGCACTGCTATTTCCGAGAAGTAAGCGTATTCCGCTTGAGTATTTGTATTTGTTAGATGATTCTCACTTTGACGACTTAAAGTCATACAGATTTGATATAGAGGTAGCAAAGTTTCTGAGGGATGGCATTCAAACAGCCAAGACTGCAAAAACTAGATCTGCAAGTGTGAGCGGCTGTTTGCACATCATTGAGTGTTTATACTCTCAAGAGAAACTTTCCAGGACTCTCCTGTTCAGAATAAACGTGAACCACGGAAGGAAAACGATGTAG